A single Campylobacter hyointestinalis subsp. hyointestinalis DNA region contains:
- a CDS encoding chaperone NapD, with protein sequence MNISSVVINVADLNLMSEIANLVSDIDGCEVVAQNENKIVALIESQSFDDEIKSYKSIERLPGIATVSMIYSYQNLDEDIEKSNNNNIGDILRKIDESSIDDIEYHGNPTV encoded by the coding sequence AAGCGTTGTGATAAATGTTGCGGATTTAAATTTGATGAGCGAGATCGCGAACCTAGTCTCAGATATAGACGGTTGTGAAGTTGTTGCACAAAATGAAAATAAGATAGTGGCCCTCATCGAATCGCAAAGCTTTGATGATGAGATAAAATCATATAAAAGCATAGAAAGACTTCCTGGCATAGCCACGGTATCTATGATATATAGCTATCAAAACCTAGATGAAGATATAGAAAAATCAAACAATAACAATATAGGTGATATACTCAGAAAGATAGACGAATCAAGCATAGATGATATAGAGTATCACGGAAATCCTACTGTTTAG
- a CDS encoding phosphatidylserine decarboxylase: protein MDYNKFSNYFGLIAHHKFPKPVQNLINKWYVKKFKIDMSEFDSVDKFDSLNALFTRTLKKQRELEDGFISPSDGVCLECKTGNLNTAYSIKNFSYKIDELLEQSFCKEELQGEFDYLNIYLSPKDYHHYHAPQNLQILNLLYIPGKLFSVAPKWLQKVDNLYSKNERVVIKAKLDNGCFIWIVFVGALNVGKMKFDFEPRINTNANGKRAFYTYDNLNLKKGEHIGNFELGSTIVIISKKGVISYDIKAGDKLKFGCSIGKA from the coding sequence ATGGATTATAATAAATTTTCAAACTACTTTGGTCTCATAGCGCATCATAAATTTCCAAAACCAGTGCAAAATTTGATAAATAAATGGTATGTTAAAAAATTTAAAATAGATATGAGCGAATTTGACAGCGTGGATAAATTTGATAGCTTAAACGCCCTATTTACCAGAACGTTAAAAAAACAAAGAGAGCTAGAAGATGGATTTATCTCTCCTAGTGATGGCGTTTGCTTAGAATGTAAAACCGGCAACTTAAATACCGCTTATAGCATAAAAAACTTCTCGTACAAGATAGACGAACTTTTAGAACAAAGCTTTTGTAAAGAAGAGTTGCAAGGTGAGTTTGATTATCTAAATATATATTTATCACCTAAAGATTATCATCATTATCACGCACCACAAAACTTGCAAATATTAAATTTACTATATATTCCTGGTAAGCTTTTTAGTGTAGCTCCAAAATGGCTACAAAAAGTAGATAATCTTTACTCTAAAAATGAAAGAGTCGTGATAAAAGCTAAGCTTGATAATGGGTGTTTTATATGGATAGTTTTTGTAGGAGCTCTAAACGTCGGTAAAATGAAATTTGACTTTGAACCTCGTATCAATACAAATGCAAATGGTAAGCGAGCATTTTATACATACGATAATCTAAATTTAAAAAAGGGAGAGCATATAGGAAATTTCGAACTTGGCTCAACCATAGTAATAATAAGTAAAAAAGGCGTGATCTCCTACGATATAAAAGCAGGAGATAAGCTAAAATTTGGATGCTCTATAGGCAAGGCCTAA
- a CDS encoding metallophosphoesterase, with protein sequence MSYFAITASLLFIFINFYSYRSLSKNYVLMKFKKSLAVIFILLFIFELLFFISLKNGELHGIIYKISIFSIGISFMLFCVLILYDGLLFGTSKFNKSRRKALKFLLDITVLIGFFSYLFKGVYNASYNTVITFRKVTLENLKQSLNIAILSDIHIGEFLRKDFLQGLVDQVNSLNVDAVFLVGDIVDLSADKLGDILDPLNDLRSKFGTFLVVGNHEYYHGIKELLVKFKSLNLKVLENESVSFGGINLAGVYDIAGLKMNTHKPDFSKALANLDRALPTVLLTHQPKSLSYLNGEVDLAVCGHTHAGQIFPFSLLVWLDQKYVYGLYKLSKKMQLLVSSGVGFWGPPMRILSKSEIVYLSLNKEG encoded by the coding sequence TTGAGTTATTTTGCTATCACGGCTAGCTTACTGTTTATATTTATAAATTTTTATTCTTACAGATCGCTAAGCAAAAATTATGTTCTTATGAAATTTAAAAAATCATTAGCCGTAATTTTTATTTTATTATTTATATTTGAGTTATTATTTTTCATAAGCCTAAAAAATGGCGAACTACACGGAATAATCTATAAAATATCTATATTTTCTATCGGTATCAGTTTTATGCTATTTTGCGTACTTATTCTTTATGATGGACTGCTTTTTGGAACTTCTAAATTCAATAAAAGTAGAAGAAAGGCGCTAAAGTTTTTACTAGATATAACTGTACTCATAGGATTTTTTTCATATCTATTTAAAGGCGTTTATAATGCCAGCTACAATACCGTGATTACATTTAGAAAAGTAACGCTTGAAAACTTAAAACAATCACTAAATATAGCAATCCTAAGCGATATACACATAGGAGAGTTTTTACGAAAAGATTTTTTACAAGGGCTTGTGGATCAAGTAAATAGTTTAAACGTAGATGCTGTATTTTTAGTAGGCGATATAGTCGATCTTAGCGCCGATAAACTTGGAGATATACTAGATCCACTAAACGACTTAAGATCCAAATTCGGTACGTTTTTAGTAGTAGGAAATCACGAGTATTATCACGGGATAAAAGAACTTTTGGTTAAATTTAAAAGCCTAAATTTAAAGGTTTTAGAAAATGAAAGCGTAAGTTTCGGTGGAATAAATTTAGCCGGAGTCTATGATATAGCCGGTTTAAAAATGAATACACATAAACCGGATTTTTCTAAAGCATTAGCGAATTTAGACAGAGCATTACCCACTGTGCTGCTAACTCATCAACCAAAATCCTTATCGTATTTAAATGGCGAAGTGGATCTTGCAGTATGTGGGCATACTCACGCAGGACAGATCTTTCCATTTTCACTTCTTGTTTGGCTAGATCAAAAATACGTATATGGGCTATATAAACTCAGTAAAAAAATGCAACTTCTAGTAAGTAGTGGGGTTGGTTTCTGGGGTCCTCCTATGAGGATACTAAGTAAAAGCGAAATAGTATATCTAAGCTTAAATAAGGAAGGCTAA